The DNA sequence CTGTCCTGTGTGGGTGGTCTTACCCACGGAATACCATTTTTGCTATACATCAGGTATCCTCCTTCTTTTTTATTTGAACTTCTGGACAATTTGTCCAAAAGCTGCTCTCTTGTTCTTTGTCCATGAAAGGACAAAAAAAGAGCATTCATGCTTTTACACATAAATGCTCTGACGCTGTTTTATTATAAAATTGTCTTATCTGTTGTTCCCTACAAACTGGAATTTGACGCTCTATTAATGCTATTAAACCCAATCAATAGCATTCTTTACAAGTTTGACAAATGGTTCACAGGTCAGATTTTGGGTAGTGTGTGCAGGAACGATACAGCAGATTTTTCCCTTGCCATAGGTGTGAATCCATACAGCAGGCTGAACGCCGTTCTTTGAAACGGTTTCTGCAAGAATCGTTGTATCAGCATTCGGAATCATTTTCATTACATAATGTTCGTCAAAATCAGGGAATGTGAATTTGCCAATGCCTTCAATAATCGGATGTTCTGCTATCGGTTTTACAGTAAGCGGACATTGTTCGGGATGAGTGATAAAGTTACTTCTTACAACATTTGTGAGGATTGCGTGATTTTCTGTGTAATCAGTAAGTGATGCGTGAAGCATAATCGTTCCCATACCATTCTGAATATCATTCAGAAATTTCTCCGTCCATTTTTCATCACACCAGATTGGAGTAGGAATCTGATCATTTTCAATAGGATCTTTGAAAGACAAAAACAAATCAAACTGCCCCTTGAAATAATCATTTGGATTCTTTGTGAATGTTACTTCATAATCTGCGTTAAACAGATAGTTCATCATAGGCTTGATGGAATCATCGTGATGCCAGTAATCGTGTACCAAAACAAATACTTTTTTACTCATAAGTTATACGTCCTTTCATCACCATTTTATGGCTACGTTTTTGTGAATTCTCGTTTTTTAGATGTGCGTTAAATTCAAATTTTCATGTGTTCGACAAACTGGAAGTTGTTTATCCAAAATGAAATGGAATAACCATATCAAGTAAAACTGCAAGAACTATACTAATCGTTCCCATTAGCGCAGAACTCCTCAATGTGTCTCTCCTCAAAACAATAAGTCCAATAATAAAGACTATCACTTCCAAAACAGATTTTGCATTAAAATACCAGCATCCATATACAAAGCACATATTGAACAATACTGCCAAAATCAGCGCTGATAGTATAAATGCCAGTTTGCTTTTCCCCTTTGCATACCAACAGACAAAAGCCAATAATGGAGAAACAGCTGTAAATCCAAACCAAATCATCGCATAACTTCTTGGGAAAAATCCTGCAATATAGTTTGAATACAAATAGTAGCTTGCAACCATACCAACAAAGAATACAAAAACATTGATGCTTGCTCTTATTGCAGAATTGCTATAAATAGAAATACACAGTGCAATCAATATCCAGATTGCAAAACGCCCAAGAAAATTACCAATATCTAAGACTCCATTTATTGCCATAAGCACACCTGGAAGTTCAGTTTGACGAAAATCCAGATATTTTGAGAAAGTTCCCAAAGCTATTCCGAGAAACAATATCGCTATGGTATTTATAAGTTTTCTATTATTGGATATTGGATTTTCTGCATTCCTTATATCATTCAAAAAATTTATCATAATTACCCTCACAAATTCCGATTTGTAAAACTGTTGCATTGATTATATCAAAGAATCATACTTGCAGCAATCCCCTTAAAACGAGAGGCAGGTGTGCCCTCCTGCCC is a window from the Lachnospiraceae bacterium GAM79 genome containing:
- a CDS encoding ThuA domain-containing protein, whose protein sequence is MSKKVFVLVHDYWHHDDSIKPMMNYLFNADYEVTFTKNPNDYFKGQFDLFLSFKDPIENDQIPTPIWCDEKWTEKFLNDIQNGMGTIMLHASLTDYTENHAILTNVVRSNFITHPEQCPLTVKPIAEHPIIEGIGKFTFPDFDEHYVMKMIPNADTTILAETVSKNGVQPAVWIHTYGKGKICCIVPAHTTQNLTCEPFVKLVKNAIDWV